TCAAGTATCTCATGAGCGTGACCCGGTTCCAGGTCATCGAACCGCTCGCCGCATTCCGAGCACAGGCCGGCGCAGTCGGGGCGGCACAGCGGGGCCAGCGGCAGGGTCAGCACGAGCTCGTCGCGGACCAGCGGTTCGAGATCGATCAGATCGTCGTTCAGGCGCGGGATCTCGTCGTCGTCGGTGGTGGCCGCGGTGGTCGAGTCCGGGTAGGCGTAGAGCTCACGCAGCTCGGCCGTGACCGGGATCGAGATGTCGGTCAGGCACCGGGCACATTCGCCCTCGGCCGTCCCGGAGGCGGTCCCGGACACCAGAACGCCCTCGGCGACGGACTCCAGGCGGATGTCCAGGTCGATCTCGGACCCACGGGGAACGGCGATGACCTCAATGCCCATCGGCTCACCGACGGGTGCGGAGACGCG
This window of the Nakamurella panacisegetis genome carries:
- a CDS encoding YceD family protein — translated: MTTTRPNHASPWVFDTRPLGRRPGSMKTYRVSAPVGEPMGIEVIAVPRGSEIDLDIRLESVAEGVLVSGTASGTAEGECARCLTDISIPVTAELRELYAYPDSTTAATTDDDEIPRLNDDLIDLEPLVRDELVLTLPLAPLCRPDCAGLCSECGERFDDLEPGHAHEILDPRWADLAAKFGVPGPSSAPLPGGRVVPNGSTRSTSGVGDSDAGSISNN